A portion of the Prosthecobacter fusiformis genome contains these proteins:
- the uca gene encoding urea carboxylase, with product MSTDHRPIAKVLIANRGEIACRIIRTLKKMGLRSVAVYSEADHDSPHVSLADESYLLGPAPVAESYINQAKLLEVAALSGADAVHPGYGLLSENSGFAEACEKAGMSFMGPTPEQMRAFGLKHTARERALACNVPLVPGSDLLKDAEEAVSEAARIGFPVMLKSTAGGGGIGMRRCDDEDSLRAAFESVVRQGKSSFGDGGVFVEKLVLNARHVEVQIFGDGKGTVVALGERDCSTQRRNQKIIEETPAPNLSDETRQALWSSAVRLGQSVNYRSAGTVEFVYDTDTHEFYFLEVNTRLQVEHTVTEAVTGLDLVEWMVRTASGEDFGLSDYVFSPRGSAIQVRVYAEDPHKDFQPSCGRMTEVTLPADARCDGWISTGTEVTPYYDPLLTKIIVHAPDRAAAVIKMQQVLDATRLSGIETNLAYLRQVIRDPLFTEGCITTRALATKFHYQPATIDVLAPGVQTTVQDFPGRIGYWEIGVPPSGAMDPLALRIANRLVGNEESIAGLEITLAGPTLRFNAATTICLTGAALSAEVDGTPIPFWQPVTLNAGQTLKLGRVTAQGCRAYLAVQGGLDVPLYLGSRSTFTLGNFGGHAGRALRVGDVLHLGKTTFTAAPVSLAAVHPFALPEAMPDAQGRMAIRVIYGPHGAPDFFTPQDIETFFSTEWEVHYNSARTGVRLIGPKPQWARTDGGEAGLHPSNIHDNAYAIGSIDFTGDMPIILGPDGPSLGGFVCPAVVAHADLWKIGQLKPGDRVTFVSITLDEAESLSDEIEQSLLGHSSPPVSAQHHVPASAIRRHIPATDVRPDIVFRPTGDRHLLIEFGPLVLDIALRFWVHAVYLKLQDLAHPGIIDLTPGIRSLQIHVDGKSLRLAQAEQLITSLIESLDDVEHLEVPSRIIHLPLSWDDPQTQLAIDKYMQSVRPDAPWCPSNIEFIRRINGLESIAEVQRIVFDASYLVLGLGDVYLGAPVATPLDPRHRLVTTKYNPARTWTPENAVGIGGAYMCIYGMEGPGGYQFVGRTIQMWNRDRVTDVFEAGKPWLLRFFDQVRFYLVSAEELMELRRDFPAGRYTPRIEPSSFKLSDYLDFLETEATDIENFRRMQREAFAAERERWRIAGLDVTESATGNGSIEAEVIIPDGQEAVVSPVSGSLWKMLVKAGDRIEEGQALLIIEAMKMEIPVTSTMSGTVAALHVKDSQSVTPGQTLLTVIA from the coding sequence CGTCTCATTGGCTGATGAATCCTATTTGTTAGGCCCGGCACCGGTGGCTGAAAGCTACATCAATCAGGCGAAGTTGCTCGAAGTGGCTGCCCTCTCTGGAGCCGATGCCGTGCATCCTGGTTATGGATTGCTGAGTGAAAACTCCGGTTTTGCTGAAGCCTGCGAGAAAGCAGGCATGTCGTTCATGGGGCCGACACCGGAGCAAATGCGCGCCTTTGGGCTGAAGCATACTGCCCGTGAGCGCGCGCTGGCCTGCAATGTCCCGCTTGTCCCCGGATCCGACCTCCTCAAGGATGCTGAGGAAGCCGTCAGCGAGGCGGCACGCATCGGCTTTCCTGTGATGCTGAAGAGCACAGCAGGCGGAGGTGGCATCGGCATGAGACGCTGTGATGACGAGGACTCATTACGCGCTGCCTTTGAATCCGTGGTCAGGCAGGGCAAATCCAGCTTTGGAGATGGCGGTGTGTTTGTGGAAAAATTAGTCCTCAATGCACGCCATGTGGAAGTGCAGATTTTCGGTGATGGCAAAGGCACCGTCGTTGCCCTGGGGGAACGCGATTGCTCCACCCAGAGGCGCAATCAAAAGATCATCGAAGAAACCCCCGCGCCTAACCTTTCGGATGAAACAAGGCAGGCTTTGTGGTCCAGCGCCGTGCGTTTGGGCCAGTCGGTCAACTATCGCTCCGCAGGCACGGTCGAGTTTGTTTACGATACGGATACCCATGAGTTTTATTTCCTGGAGGTAAACACTCGCCTTCAGGTGGAACATACCGTCACCGAAGCCGTCACCGGCCTGGATCTGGTGGAGTGGATGGTTCGCACAGCCTCAGGGGAAGACTTCGGTCTGTCAGATTATGTCTTTTCCCCCCGTGGCAGCGCCATCCAGGTGAGAGTCTATGCGGAGGATCCCCACAAGGACTTCCAGCCGAGTTGCGGACGTATGACAGAGGTGACTCTCCCTGCGGATGCACGCTGTGATGGATGGATCAGCACAGGCACCGAAGTCACCCCCTACTACGATCCCTTGCTGACGAAGATCATCGTCCACGCCCCCGACCGCGCAGCGGCCGTTATAAAAATGCAGCAGGTGCTGGATGCCACCCGCCTGAGCGGCATCGAAACAAACCTGGCCTATCTGCGCCAGGTCATTCGTGATCCGCTTTTTACTGAAGGCTGCATCACCACCCGTGCCTTGGCCACGAAGTTTCATTACCAGCCTGCCACCATTGATGTTTTAGCTCCCGGTGTGCAGACCACCGTGCAGGATTTTCCAGGCCGCATCGGTTACTGGGAGATCGGCGTCCCTCCCTCGGGCGCCATGGATCCGCTGGCCTTGCGCATCGCCAATCGTCTCGTCGGCAATGAAGAAAGCATCGCCGGCCTGGAGATCACCCTGGCCGGCCCGACGCTCCGTTTCAATGCAGCCACCACCATCTGTCTCACCGGCGCCGCCCTCAGTGCCGAGGTGGACGGCACCCCCATCCCTTTCTGGCAACCTGTCACTCTCAATGCTGGCCAGACGCTCAAACTGGGCCGGGTGACGGCGCAAGGCTGCCGCGCCTACTTGGCCGTTCAGGGCGGGCTGGATGTGCCTCTTTACCTCGGTAGCCGCTCCACATTCACGTTGGGGAATTTCGGTGGCCATGCAGGCCGTGCCTTACGCGTCGGCGACGTGCTTCATTTGGGAAAAACGACTTTTACTGCCGCTCCCGTTTCTCTCGCGGCAGTTCATCCTTTCGCCTTACCGGAAGCCATGCCGGACGCGCAGGGAAGAATGGCCATCCGTGTCATCTACGGCCCTCACGGTGCGCCCGATTTCTTCACCCCTCAGGACATTGAAACATTCTTCAGCACCGAGTGGGAAGTGCATTACAACTCAGCCCGCACAGGCGTCCGTCTCATTGGACCCAAACCCCAATGGGCACGCACGGACGGCGGAGAGGCAGGCTTGCACCCTTCCAACATTCATGACAATGCCTATGCCATTGGCTCCATTGATTTTACCGGTGACATGCCCATCATCCTCGGACCGGACGGCCCCAGCCTCGGCGGCTTCGTCTGCCCGGCCGTCGTGGCACATGCTGACCTGTGGAAAATAGGGCAGTTGAAACCAGGAGACCGCGTCACCTTTGTCTCCATCACTCTGGATGAAGCCGAATCTCTGAGTGACGAAATTGAGCAATCCCTGTTAGGCCACAGCAGCCCACCTGTGAGTGCCCAGCACCACGTTCCTGCCAGCGCCATCCGCCGCCACATTCCCGCCACCGACGTACGCCCAGATATTGTCTTCCGTCCGACAGGTGACCGTCACCTTCTCATCGAATTCGGTCCTCTTGTGCTGGACATTGCTCTTCGTTTCTGGGTTCATGCCGTCTATCTGAAACTTCAAGATCTGGCCCATCCCGGCATCATTGATCTCACCCCAGGCATCCGGTCTTTGCAGATCCATGTGGATGGCAAGAGCCTGCGTCTGGCCCAGGCAGAGCAGCTCATCACCAGCCTCATCGAATCATTGGATGATGTAGAGCATCTGGAAGTCCCCTCCCGCATCATCCATCTCCCTCTGTCCTGGGATGATCCGCAGACGCAGCTAGCCATTGATAAATACATGCAGTCAGTCCGGCCTGACGCACCCTGGTGCCCCAGCAATATCGAATTCATCCGCCGGATCAATGGCTTGGAAAGCATCGCTGAGGTTCAGCGCATCGTTTTTGATGCCAGCTACCTCGTCCTGGGGCTTGGCGATGTGTATCTGGGCGCACCCGTCGCCACACCGTTGGATCCACGTCATCGTTTGGTGACTACCAAGTATAATCCTGCACGCACCTGGACCCCGGAAAACGCTGTCGGCATTGGTGGAGCTTATATGTGCATCTACGGCATGGAGGGCCCCGGCGGCTATCAATTCGTCGGCCGCACCATCCAGATGTGGAATCGAGATCGTGTGACCGATGTCTTCGAAGCGGGCAAACCCTGGCTGCTCCGCTTCTTTGACCAAGTTCGCTTTTACCTCGTCAGTGCGGAGGAGCTAATGGAGCTTCGGCGCGATTTCCCGGCAGGACGTTACACACCCCGCATTGAACCCAGCAGCTTCAAGCTGAGTGATTATCTGGATTTCCTGGAGACGGAAGCTACCGACATTGAAAACTTCCGCCGCATGCAGCGCGAAGCCTTTGCCGCTGAGCGTGAACGCTGGCGCATCGCCGGACTGGATGTCACGGAGTCTGCAACTGGCAATGGCAGCATCGAGGCTGAGGTCATCATCCCCGATGGCCAGGAAGCCGTCGTCAGCCCAGTAAGCGGCAGCCTGTGGAAGATGCTCGTCAAGGCTGGCGACCGCATCGAAGAAGGCCAGGCCTTGCTCATCATCGAGGCGATGAAAATGGAGATCCCAGTCACCAGCACCATGTCTGGCACAGTGGCTGCGTTGCATGTGAAAGACAGCCAGTCCGTCACCCCCGGCCAAACCCTCCTAACCGTTATTGCATGA
- the atzF gene encoding allophanate hydrolase codes for MTPDLSISTLLKAYREGRRTPEKTILEVWARAAEDDPSIWINRPSLQHLQHYLRALEGESPDTKPLYGIPFAIKDNIDCVGLPTTAACPAWSYEAQESAYVVNLLIEAGAIPMGKTNLDQFATGLVGVRSPYGVPQNAFDARYIPGGSSSGSAVAVAKGLCSFALGTDTAGSGRVPASFNNLVGLKPTRGVLSCSGVVPACRTLDCVSIFALTAADAALVYNLTASFDEADAYARKRCMLREPAWPPRIGVPPMDQLDFFGNESAKRLFESAVKTVADMGWQIVETDISPFLNAARLLYEGPWVAERAAVISDLIAENPESILPVTRNIIKGGLKGTAIEAFKAQYRLAELKRISEATWNQADVLLMPTTGTIYTLAEVEDEPIQLNSNLGRYTNFMNLLDLCGCAVPAGFLDTGLPWGVTFYAPACGDALVLGCAGHFHSAVKLPLGKTTTPSSSAALPVIPAAEKKVPMMQIAVCGAHMEGLALHWQLSERSARLVQRTHSAPLYQLYLLPGSGRIPDRPGMVRVSEGGSAIEMEVWEIPQSTVGSFLEGIGAPLGLGKVQLADGSQVCGFVCEGIVADSAQDITSHGSWRQWLKATQ; via the coding sequence ATGACCCCAGATCTTTCGATCTCCACCTTGTTAAAAGCCTATCGCGAAGGCCGCCGCACCCCTGAGAAAACCATCCTCGAAGTCTGGGCACGGGCTGCGGAAGATGATCCGTCCATCTGGATCAACCGTCCCTCCTTGCAACACTTGCAACACTATTTGCGTGCCCTGGAGGGGGAGTCCCCAGATACCAAACCGCTCTACGGCATCCCTTTTGCCATCAAGGACAATATTGACTGCGTGGGCCTCCCCACCACGGCTGCCTGCCCGGCCTGGAGCTACGAAGCCCAGGAAAGCGCCTATGTCGTGAATCTCCTGATCGAAGCGGGTGCCATTCCCATGGGGAAAACCAACCTCGATCAGTTTGCCACTGGCCTCGTCGGCGTCCGCTCGCCCTATGGCGTCCCGCAAAATGCTTTCGATGCCCGTTACATCCCTGGCGGCAGCAGCAGCGGCTCCGCAGTTGCTGTGGCAAAGGGTCTGTGCAGCTTCGCCCTGGGTACTGATACCGCAGGCTCAGGCCGCGTGCCAGCTTCCTTCAACAATCTCGTCGGCCTGAAACCCACTCGCGGCGTCCTGAGTTGCAGCGGTGTGGTCCCGGCCTGCCGCACCCTGGATTGTGTCTCCATCTTTGCCCTCACCGCAGCCGATGCCGCACTGGTTTATAACCTCACGGCCTCTTTTGATGAAGCCGATGCCTATGCCAGAAAACGCTGCATGCTGCGCGAGCCTGCCTGGCCTCCGCGGATCGGTGTCCCGCCCATGGACCAGCTTGATTTCTTTGGCAATGAGTCTGCCAAACGCCTTTTTGAATCGGCTGTGAAAACCGTGGCGGATATGGGCTGGCAGATCGTCGAGACGGATATCTCTCCCTTCTTGAATGCCGCCCGCCTGCTCTATGAAGGTCCGTGGGTGGCTGAGCGTGCCGCCGTCATCAGCGATCTCATTGCCGAAAATCCAGAGTCCATCCTGCCTGTCACGCGTAACATTATCAAAGGCGGGCTCAAAGGAACAGCCATTGAGGCTTTCAAGGCGCAATATCGCCTGGCTGAATTGAAACGCATCAGTGAGGCCACTTGGAATCAGGCAGATGTTCTCCTCATGCCGACCACCGGCACCATCTATACTCTGGCCGAGGTCGAGGACGAGCCGATCCAGCTCAACAGTAACCTTGGTCGCTACACCAATTTCATGAACCTGCTGGACCTCTGCGGGTGTGCCGTGCCTGCGGGCTTTTTGGACACCGGCCTTCCTTGGGGCGTCACCTTCTATGCTCCCGCCTGTGGGGATGCCCTGGTGCTCGGCTGCGCTGGCCACTTCCACTCTGCGGTCAAACTGCCTCTCGGCAAAACCACCACGCCCAGCAGCAGCGCGGCTCTGCCGGTCATACCCGCTGCGGAAAAGAAAGTGCCGATGATGCAGATCGCCGTCTGTGGGGCCCACATGGAAGGCCTGGCTCTGCATTGGCAGTTGAGCGAACGCTCTGCACGCTTGGTCCAGCGCACCCACAGCGCCCCTCTTTATCAGCTCTATCTCTTGCCTGGCAGCGGTCGCATCCCGGACCGCCCAGGCATGGTACGTGTTAGCGAGGGCGGCTCCGCCATTGAGATGGAAGTCTGGGAAATCCCACAGTCCACCGTCGGCTCATTCCTGGAGGGCATCGGCGCGCCTCTGGGTCTGGGGAAAGTTCAGCTTGCCGATGGCAGTCAAGTCTGTGGATTCGTCTGCGAAGGCATTGTTGCCGACTCCGCCCAGGACATCACCAGCCACGGTAGCTGGCGTCAGTGGCTAAAAGCTACACAATAG
- a CDS encoding urease subunit gamma — MHLSPREQEKLLIVVAADVARRRRDRGVKLNYPESIALITAEIMEGARDGRTVSELMSYGATIITRAEVMEGVAEMIHEVQVEATFPDGTKLVTVHNPIV; from the coding sequence ATGCATTTGTCTCCGCGCGAACAGGAAAAGTTGCTCATCGTTGTGGCTGCTGATGTGGCACGGCGTCGTCGTGACCGAGGGGTGAAGCTGAACTACCCAGAGTCCATCGCCCTCATTACGGCTGAGATTATGGAAGGTGCGCGCGATGGCCGTACAGTCTCTGAACTTATGAGCTACGGGGCGACGATCATCACGCGTGCCGAGGTGATGGAGGGCGTAGCTGAAATGATCCACGAAGTGCAAGTGGAGGCCACCTTTCCGGATGGAACGAAACTGGTGACCGTGCACAATCCTATTGTGTAG
- a CDS encoding HupE/UreJ family protein, whose protein sequence is MPDHSMFSPRTTKLRLSACLAALSVLLLTVLPLHAHHLPPSMEDVDEFEDGAAFMAGLRHPLLGMDHWMFAVAIGALAVAAARGQSSRGWMGALVGGVAMGGALGAGQVILPTVESSLLAVMALPVLLLVTREKMPALMQMGLVAMAAVWQGNVHGLAWPMESVAGAYVAGIAVTTLLLALSGAAVVKVAKSGLAMHRSSTILPF, encoded by the coding sequence ATGCCTGACCATTCAATGTTCTCTCCTCGCACGACAAAGCTCCGCCTGAGCGCCTGTCTGGCTGCACTTTCGGTGCTGCTGCTGACGGTGCTTCCGCTGCATGCCCATCATCTTCCACCTAGCATGGAGGATGTGGATGAGTTTGAAGACGGGGCTGCATTCATGGCCGGGCTGCGGCATCCCCTGCTGGGGATGGATCATTGGATGTTTGCCGTCGCCATCGGTGCTCTTGCTGTAGCCGCTGCGCGTGGTCAGTCTTCTCGTGGATGGATGGGGGCTCTGGTTGGGGGCGTGGCCATGGGGGGCGCGCTGGGGGCTGGGCAGGTGATTTTGCCAACGGTTGAATCCAGCCTGCTAGCGGTGATGGCGTTGCCTGTTTTACTTTTAGTGACGAGAGAGAAGATGCCTGCCCTGATGCAAATGGGGCTGGTGGCCATGGCTGCAGTCTGGCAGGGAAATGTGCACGGGCTGGCGTGGCCGATGGAATCTGTCGCCGGTGCCTATGTGGCAGGTATCGCCGTGACGACGCTGCTGCTGGCGCTCTCTGGTGCTGCGGTGGTGAAGGTTGCGAAAAGTGGTCTTGCCATGCACCGTTCTTCCACGATCCTCCCGTTCTGA
- the urtE gene encoding urea ABC transporter ATP-binding subunit UrtE, translating to MLTLSSIQASIGGSRILRGVDLTVPDGQLCCLMGRNGVGKTSTLRTIVGLFKPDAGKVMLAGTDITRMAPEERARLGLAYVPQGRDIFPFLTVEENLMLGATARGLKNKEKLDRIFTLFPIIKEFLPRKGGMLSGGQQQQLAIARALLTEPKVLILDEPTEGIQPNVIDQIGDALKILRSEDKMSILLVEQYLDFCRELADVFYIMDRGTVVAEGGVKDLTDEVVKKHLTV from the coding sequence ATGCTCACACTCTCCTCCATCCAAGCCTCCATCGGCGGCAGCCGCATCCTGCGCGGCGTTGATCTTACTGTTCCTGACGGCCAACTTTGCTGTCTGATGGGCCGCAATGGCGTCGGCAAAACAAGTACGCTGCGCACCATCGTGGGCCTTTTCAAACCTGATGCTGGCAAGGTGATGCTGGCCGGGACAGACATCACCCGTATGGCTCCTGAAGAGCGCGCTCGCCTGGGCCTAGCCTATGTGCCACAGGGGCGGGATATATTCCCTTTTTTAACTGTCGAAGAGAATCTGATGCTGGGTGCTACGGCGCGGGGACTGAAGAACAAGGAAAAACTGGATCGTATCTTTACCCTGTTTCCCATCATCAAGGAATTTCTGCCACGCAAAGGCGGAATGTTGAGTGGTGGCCAGCAGCAACAGCTCGCCATTGCCCGAGCTCTGCTGACGGAGCCAAAGGTATTGATTCTGGATGAGCCAACGGAAGGTATTCAACCCAACGTGATCGACCAGATCGGCGATGCTTTGAAGATTCTTCGCTCGGAGGATAAGATGAGCATTCTGCTGGTCGAGCAGTATTTGGACTTCTGCCGTGAACTGGCGGATGTGTTTTACATCATGGATCGTGGCACAGTGGTTGCTGAAGGTGGGGTGAAAGATCTCACTGACGAAGTGGTGAAAAAACATCTCACTGTCTAA
- the urtD gene encoding urea ABC transporter ATP-binding protein UrtD, whose translation MDHPLILNAEGVNKSFAGFKAITDLNFYLTEGELRTVIGPNGAGKTTFLDLITGRTKPDTGTITFGALTELVPLSEHEIVRLGIGRKFQTPTVYTDHTVFENLLLSLEGVRGVWQTLFSKTTSTDIDRIDEILKIINLGTRRTDLAGSLSHGQKQWLEIGMLLAQNSKLLLIDEPAAGMSDNETALTGELLLKLAGKHSIIVIEHDMVFVKQIATGRKVTVLHQGSVLCEGSVDAVQNDPRVIEVYLGRKKAA comes from the coding sequence ATGGACCACCCTCTTATTCTCAACGCGGAAGGCGTGAACAAATCCTTCGCCGGTTTCAAGGCTATCACCGATCTCAATTTTTACCTCACTGAGGGAGAATTGAGGACCGTTATCGGCCCGAACGGAGCCGGGAAGACGACCTTCCTGGATCTCATCACGGGCCGGACGAAGCCGGATACTGGCACGATCACCTTTGGGGCTCTGACTGAACTGGTGCCACTGAGCGAGCATGAAATTGTGCGCCTGGGTATTGGCCGGAAGTTCCAGACGCCGACTGTTTATACGGACCACACCGTTTTTGAAAATCTGCTGCTGTCCCTGGAAGGTGTGCGTGGTGTTTGGCAGACGCTTTTCAGCAAGACGACGAGTACGGACATCGACCGGATCGACGAGATCCTGAAGATCATCAACCTGGGCACACGCCGCACGGATCTGGCGGGATCACTATCGCACGGCCAGAAGCAATGGCTGGAGATCGGCATGCTGCTGGCGCAAAATTCCAAGCTGCTGCTTATTGATGAGCCGGCTGCGGGTATGAGCGACAATGAGACGGCGCTGACCGGAGAGCTGCTGCTGAAACTCGCGGGCAAGCACAGCATCATCGTTATCGAGCACGACATGGTTTTTGTGAAACAGATCGCCACCGGTCGCAAGGTGACGGTACTGCACCAGGGCAGCGTGCTCTGTGAAGGCAGCGTGGATGCTGTGCAGAATGATCCGCGCGTGATCGAAGTGTATCTGGGACGCAAGAAAGCCGCTTAA